The Halosimplex litoreum genome has a window encoding:
- a CDS encoding glycosyltransferase family 2 protein, whose protein sequence is MYQDTTIGVVVPAYNEAGFVGDVIDSIPTFVDRVYPVDDASTDGTWAEIHEHAQRQNAPTPELVGDGGTQRRVVPIQHSENRGVGGAIKTGYQRAVADGIDVVTVMGGDGQMDPDVIERIIDPVVDGRADYAKGNRLLTDDHHDSMPAFRYVGNVMLTYLTRIASGYWGIGDPQNGYTAISTDAIEAADLDEMYEFYGYCNDLLVRLNVADMRVVDVPTPAVYGEEESHIDYSTYIPRVSAMLLGSFLWRLRTKYVADRPHPVALCYLLGAGGLATGVGAGLLVLLRGTAVATAATAVGIGLCFLVLAMVLDKRSNDHLTNVVSATLG, encoded by the coding sequence ATGTATCAGGACACGACAATCGGCGTCGTCGTGCCGGCGTACAACGAAGCGGGCTTCGTCGGCGACGTCATCGACTCGATCCCGACGTTCGTCGACCGCGTCTACCCCGTCGACGACGCCTCGACCGACGGGACCTGGGCGGAGATCCACGAGCACGCACAGCGCCAGAACGCGCCGACGCCGGAACTCGTCGGCGACGGCGGGACCCAGCGCCGGGTCGTCCCGATCCAACACAGCGAGAACCGGGGCGTGGGCGGCGCGATAAAGACCGGTTACCAGCGCGCGGTGGCAGATGGGATCGATGTCGTCACCGTCATGGGCGGCGACGGGCAGATGGACCCCGACGTCATCGAGCGCATCATCGACCCGGTCGTCGACGGTCGGGCCGACTACGCAAAGGGCAACCGCCTCCTCACGGACGACCACCACGACTCGATGCCCGCCTTCCGTTACGTCGGCAACGTCATGCTCACGTACCTCACGCGCATCGCCAGCGGCTACTGGGGGATCGGCGACCCCCAGAACGGCTACACCGCGATCTCGACCGACGCTATCGAGGCCGCCGACCTCGACGAGATGTACGAGTTCTACGGCTACTGCAACGACCTGCTCGTCCGGCTCAACGTCGCCGACATGCGCGTCGTCGACGTCCCGACGCCAGCCGTCTACGGCGAGGAGGAGAGCCACATCGATTACTCGACGTACATCCCCAGAGTCTCGGCCATGTTGCTCGGCAGCTTCCTGTGGCGACTCCGAACCAAGTACGTCGCCGACCGGCCCCACCCGGTCGCCCTGTGTTACCTGCTGGGCGCCGGTGGCCTCGCGACCGGGGTCGGCGCCGGCCTGCTCGTTCTCCTGCGCGGGACGGCGGTGGCCACCGCCGCCACTGCCGTCGGGATCGGCCTGTGCTTTCTCGTCCTCGCAATGGTTCTGGACAAGCGTTCCAACGATCACCTCACGAACGTCGTCTCGGCGACACTCGGCTGA
- the glmS gene encoding glutamine--fructose-6-phosphate transaminase (isomerizing), translated as MCGITAAIGADDAVSTLLTGLQNLEYRGYDSAGVAVADGAGVEVLKREGKVDELVDLLSRSSMAGRVGLGHTRWSTHGPPTNANAHPHTDCYGELAVVHNGIIENHGELRERLSEMGHTFSSDTDTEVVPHLVETYVTEGESVEGAFRRAVEDLAGSYAIAMVHEDEEAVYAARQGSPLVFGVGDDSYYLASDVPAFLEFTDDVVYLEDSDVIRVTPEGYDITDADGTPVERSVETVDWTSEDVEKGSFDHYMRKEIDEQPTAIAQAVRGRADGERVAFESLSADAFADARRIHFVACGTSYHAALYGAQLLRDRGVPARAYLASEYAVTAPPTEDGTVLVGVTQSGETADTLAALRRGASEGLRTLAVTNVVGSTAARECDDTVLIRAGPEIGVAATKTFSSQVATLGLLAERIAREVGGSGSAPSGLPAALDDVPDGVETILADSSASALATRYDDSDAYFFIGRGTGHPVALEGALKLKEISYEHAEGFPAGELKHGPLALVTPSTPVFAICTGQHTEKLVGSIEEVSARGAPVVAVAPRSEKEVAAVADDVLWVPETHPELVGVLANVQLQLLSYHTATLLDRPVDKPRNLAKSVTVE; from the coding sequence ATGTGCGGCATCACCGCCGCGATCGGCGCCGACGACGCGGTGTCGACGCTGCTGACCGGCCTCCAGAATCTCGAGTACCGAGGGTACGACTCGGCGGGCGTCGCCGTCGCCGACGGCGCGGGCGTCGAGGTCCTCAAGCGCGAGGGGAAAGTCGACGAACTCGTCGACCTCCTCTCGCGGAGTTCGATGGCCGGACGAGTCGGGCTGGGACACACCCGCTGGAGCACGCACGGCCCGCCGACGAACGCCAACGCCCACCCGCACACTGACTGTTACGGTGAGCTGGCCGTCGTCCACAACGGGATCATCGAGAACCACGGCGAACTGCGCGAGCGCCTCTCGGAGATGGGACACACCTTCTCCAGCGACACGGACACGGAGGTCGTCCCCCACCTCGTCGAGACGTACGTCACCGAGGGCGAGAGCGTCGAGGGCGCTTTTCGGCGCGCGGTCGAGGATCTGGCGGGCAGCTACGCGATCGCTATGGTCCACGAGGACGAGGAGGCCGTCTACGCCGCCCGCCAGGGGTCGCCGCTCGTCTTCGGCGTCGGCGACGACTCGTACTACCTCGCGAGCGACGTGCCGGCGTTCCTGGAGTTCACCGACGACGTGGTCTACCTCGAAGACAGCGACGTGATCCGGGTTACGCCGGAGGGATACGACATCACCGACGCCGACGGCACGCCGGTCGAGCGGAGCGTCGAGACGGTCGACTGGACCTCCGAGGACGTCGAGAAGGGGTCGTTCGACCACTACATGCGCAAGGAGATCGACGAACAGCCGACGGCGATCGCCCAGGCCGTGCGCGGCCGTGCCGACGGTGAGCGGGTCGCCTTCGAGTCGCTGTCGGCCGACGCCTTCGCCGACGCACGGCGGATCCACTTCGTCGCCTGCGGGACGTCCTACCACGCGGCGCTGTACGGCGCGCAACTGCTGCGTGACCGGGGCGTCCCCGCCCGGGCGTACCTCGCCAGCGAGTACGCGGTGACGGCGCCGCCGACCGAGGACGGGACGGTCCTCGTGGGGGTCACCCAGAGCGGGGAGACCGCCGACACGCTCGCGGCGCTCCGTCGGGGTGCCTCGGAGGGGTTGCGGACGCTGGCGGTGACCAACGTCGTCGGATCGACGGCCGCCCGCGAGTGCGACGACACCGTCCTGATCCGGGCCGGCCCGGAGATCGGCGTCGCCGCGACGAAGACGTTCTCCTCGCAAGTGGCGACGCTGGGGCTGCTCGCCGAGCGAATCGCTCGAGAGGTGGGCGGGTCGGGGTCGGCCCCCTCGGGGCTACCGGCCGCGCTCGACGACGTGCCCGACGGGGTCGAGACGATCCTGGCCGATTCCTCGGCGAGCGCGCTAGCGACCCGCTACGACGACAGCGACGCGTACTTCTTCATCGGCCGCGGGACGGGCCACCCCGTCGCGCTGGAGGGTGCGCTCAAGCTCAAGGAGATCTCCTACGAACACGCCGAGGGGTTCCCAGCGGGCGAACTCAAACACGGACCGCTGGCGCTGGTGACGCCGTCGACCCCGGTGTTCGCCATCTGCACGGGCCAGCACACCGAGAAGCTCGTCGGGAGTATCGAGGAAGTGAGCGCACGAGGGGCACCGGTCGTGGCGGTGGCTCCGCGCTCGGAGAAAGAAGTCGCCGCGGTCGCCGACGACGTGTTGTGGGTGCCAGAAACCCATCCCGAGCTCGTCGGCGTCCTGGCGAACGTCCAGCTCCAGCTGCTGTCCTATCACACCGCGACGTTGCTGGACCGACCCGTCGACAAACCGCGCAACCTGGCCAAGAGCGTCACGGTGGAGTGA
- a CDS encoding HTH domain-containing protein — protein sequence MTRDRSDSIDISNSETTDRPAFRAWLDATADRFESADERRVEVFVRSMLPPLGAKSGQEALIARLDELTDESSLDAVSVTVTGDRLCLCETCAGTDTERALLDRIAELDEWGGDHDATASPFFEVRDLDSAMADETARALVPPRVTTALYCDDSLAGVFPCRIDGQEYAVADFADALHHFCEERQLVVEP from the coding sequence GTGACACGAGACCGTTCGGATTCGATAGATATCTCGAACTCGGAGACGACCGACCGCCCGGCGTTCCGGGCGTGGCTGGACGCGACGGCCGACCGCTTCGAGTCGGCCGACGAACGACGGGTCGAGGTGTTCGTCCGCTCGATGTTGCCGCCGCTCGGCGCCAAGTCGGGCCAGGAGGCGCTGATCGCGCGACTCGACGAACTGACCGACGAGTCCTCGCTCGACGCCGTCTCCGTGACGGTCACCGGCGACCGGCTCTGTCTCTGCGAGACCTGCGCGGGAACGGACACCGAGCGGGCGCTGCTCGACCGCATCGCCGAACTCGACGAGTGGGGTGGCGACCACGATGCCACCGCGAGTCCGTTCTTCGAGGTCAGGGATCTCGACTCGGCGATGGCCGACGAGACGGCGCGGGCGCTCGTCCCGCCGCGCGTGACCACCGCGCTCTACTGCGACGACTCGCTGGCCGGCGTGTTCCCCTGCAGGATCGACGGGCAAGAGTACGCGGTCGCGGACTTCGCCGACGCACTGCACCACTTCTGCGAGGAGCGCCAGCTGGTCGTCGAGCCGTAA
- a CDS encoding DUF502 domain-containing protein, giving the protein MPLTSRLKESFVAGLILVAPLAVTLYILRILVSFSLQFIDPLVAELGLIETAANVELAAQILAVVLIVAVVTALGLLAQWSIGRHLFGNLGRTINIVPLVSTIYGGVRQVATSLVDTGSQFERTVLVEYPRDDVYSIGFVTGEGTASFDEATGDRAHSVFLPNSPNPTAGRLVMVPESEIHETDMSVREGMRMIVTTGIGGEAEGVDAYDDYAVPEPERAD; this is encoded by the coding sequence ATGCCACTGACCAGCCGACTCAAGGAGAGCTTCGTGGCCGGGCTCATCCTCGTCGCGCCGCTGGCGGTCACTCTCTACATCCTCCGGATCCTGGTCTCCTTCTCGCTGCAGTTTATCGACCCGCTCGTCGCCGAACTCGGGCTGATCGAGACCGCCGCCAACGTCGAGCTCGCGGCGCAGATCCTGGCGGTCGTCCTGATCGTCGCGGTCGTCACCGCCCTCGGCCTCCTCGCCCAGTGGTCGATCGGGCGACACCTGTTCGGGAACCTCGGGCGGACGATCAACATCGTCCCCCTGGTCAGCACGATCTACGGCGGTGTCCGACAGGTCGCGACCTCGCTCGTCGACACCGGGTCCCAGTTCGAACGAACGGTCCTGGTCGAGTACCCTCGCGACGACGTCTACTCGATCGGCTTCGTCACCGGCGAGGGGACGGCCAGCTTCGACGAGGCCACCGGCGACCGGGCCCACTCCGTGTTCCTCCCGAACAGTCCGAACCCCACGGCCGGACGGCTCGTGATGGTCCCCGAGTCGGAGATCCACGAGACCGACATGAGCGTCCGCGAGGGGATGCGCATGATCGTCACCACCGGCATCGGGGGCGAGGCCGAAGGAGTCGACGCCTACGACGACTACGCCGTGCCCGAGCCCGAACGGGCCGACTGA
- a CDS encoding DNA-directed RNA polymerase subunit L, producing MELRVIEKEPTMISIEIAGESHTFMNVLKGALLETEGITAATYDVNPEQSGGQTDPVLTIKTDEQTDALDALEAGAERVIEKSNDFTDAFEAAA from the coding sequence ATGGAACTGCGGGTCATCGAGAAAGAGCCGACGATGATCTCTATCGAGATCGCCGGCGAGAGTCACACCTTCATGAACGTGCTGAAGGGCGCGCTACTGGAGACCGAGGGGATCACGGCGGCGACCTACGACGTGAATCCCGAACAGTCCGGGGGCCAGACCGACCCCGTACTGACCATCAAGACCGACGAGCAGACCGACGCGCTCGACGCGCTGGAGGCCGGCGCCGAGCGGGTCATCGAGAAGTCCAACGACTTCACCGACGCGTTCGAAGCCGCGGCCTGA
- a CDS encoding C2H2-type zinc finger protein — MTETSPTTAGPDGSNADGAAPDDTAYDVPPDASVAECEYCGRPFESEGLLALHRGRAHESAISAAERTAYEEAYEAESGQLGRFRLKALAALVLVYFGLLIVYAVV; from the coding sequence ATGACCGAGACATCACCCACCACCGCGGGACCCGACGGATCGAACGCGGACGGCGCGGCCCCCGACGACACCGCCTACGACGTGCCGCCGGACGCGTCGGTCGCCGAGTGCGAGTACTGCGGGCGCCCCTTCGAGTCCGAGGGACTGCTCGCGCTCCACCGCGGGCGCGCCCACGAGTCGGCGATCTCCGCTGCCGAGCGGACGGCCTACGAAGAGGCCTACGAGGCCGAGTCCGGTCAGCTCGGGCGGTTCCGACTCAAGGCGCTGGCTGCGCTCGTCCTCGTGTACTTCGGGCTGTTGATCGTGTACGCGGTCGTCTGA
- a CDS encoding cytochrome c oxidase subunit 3: MSLADDTSEDHGDHGGHHLPAVEDWPRGFGEASWWPFVTAVGAAGIYLAAALFVLGRGQEPLVDPMYGPVATVASVGLFLIGLYGWLYHAFVVNFWEGGTDEHGSSTLRVAMILFLGSEIATFGAGFVYYFFIRAGAWSTEGFPDLLGSLIIINTSILIVSSFTLHFAHTALRKNNRTRFLQLLGLTLLLGVVFIGGQIYEYYEFIVHEGFTLTGGAFASAFYGLTGLHGLHVSLGAVLLGIVFLRGLKGQYSAEKHTSVSTASMYWHFVDVVWVFLVVVLYVGAEI; this comes from the coding sequence ATGAGTCTCGCGGACGATACGTCAGAGGACCACGGGGACCACGGCGGGCACCACCTGCCGGCGGTCGAGGACTGGCCGCGCGGGTTCGGCGAGGCCAGCTGGTGGCCGTTCGTCACCGCAGTCGGCGCGGCGGGCATCTACCTCGCCGCCGCGCTGTTCGTGCTCGGTCGTGGTCAGGAACCGCTCGTCGACCCGATGTACGGCCCGGTCGCGACCGTCGCCAGCGTCGGCCTGTTCCTGATCGGCCTCTACGGCTGGCTGTACCACGCGTTCGTCGTCAACTTCTGGGAGGGCGGCACGGACGAACACGGCAGCAGCACCCTCCGGGTGGCGATGATACTGTTCCTCGGCTCGGAGATCGCGACCTTCGGTGCCGGGTTCGTCTACTACTTCTTCATCCGCGCGGGTGCGTGGTCGACCGAGGGGTTCCCGGACTTGCTGGGTAGCCTCATCATCATCAACACGTCGATACTGATCGTCAGCAGCTTCACGCTGCACTTCGCACACACCGCGCTGCGGAAGAACAACCGCACCCGTTTCCTCCAGCTGCTCGGGCTGACTCTACTGCTGGGCGTCGTGTTCATCGGCGGCCAGATCTACGAGTACTACGAGTTCATCGTCCACGAAGGGTTCACCCTCACCGGCGGCGCCTTCGCCTCCGCGTTCTACGGCCTGACCGGCCTCCACGGGCTCCACGTCAGCCTCGGCGCGGTCCTGCTGGGTATCGTCTTCCTGCGCGGCCTCAAGGGCCAGTACTCCGCCGAGAAACACACCTCCGTCAGCACGGCTTCGATGTACTGGCACTTCGTCGACGTCGTCTGGGTGTTCCTCGTCGTCGTCCTCTACGTCGGCGCCGAGATCTGA
- a CDS encoding DUF7385 family protein — MEPLDVENSFDVHEYRHGLKLVSQDRATMHLENRDDFACPACGDAFDDLFVSEKRENTFGSPGGPFCVVRTDDQVLLLTH, encoded by the coding sequence ATGGAACCGCTCGACGTCGAGAACAGCTTCGACGTGCACGAGTACCGCCACGGGCTGAAACTGGTGAGTCAGGACCGGGCGACGATGCACCTCGAAAACCGCGACGACTTCGCCTGCCCCGCCTGCGGCGACGCGTTCGACGATCTCTTCGTCTCGGAGAAACGCGAGAACACCTTCGGGAGCCCCGGCGGCCCCTTCTGCGTCGTCCGCACCGACGACCAGGTGCTGTTGCTGACGCACTGA
- a CDS encoding M10 family metallopeptidase domain-containing protein, producing the protein MFRRTFLESVAAAGVGGACARSSSDDGSPKCRLVDDTERDELPVATEPDFTARSTKTHRIYWRDQAHFEDKWADGSIAAYAALGGDYIVLNRSYDDLVDTTVVAHEIGHNLGYEHVEGTLMDPYVGQTADSDPDVALSAETVDVFDSMESVLLCEWGTDEAVDHLTAVAEAFAAGETSIGTLGYAARRYASGTAISDAFYRHDWPAFGQNHYGRSLSGQFYR; encoded by the coding sequence ATGTTCCGACGCACCTTCCTCGAGTCGGTAGCGGCCGCGGGCGTCGGTGGTGCGTGTGCCAGGTCGTCGAGCGACGACGGCTCTCCGAAGTGTCGACTCGTCGACGACACGGAGAGGGACGAACTCCCCGTAGCGACGGAGCCGGATTTCACGGCTCGGTCGACGAAGACCCACCGGATCTACTGGCGCGACCAGGCCCACTTCGAAGACAAGTGGGCCGACGGATCTATCGCCGCTTACGCCGCGCTAGGCGGGGACTATATCGTACTCAACAGGAGTTACGACGACCTCGTCGATACGACCGTCGTCGCCCACGAGATCGGACACAATCTCGGCTACGAACACGTCGAGGGAACACTGATGGACCCGTACGTCGGTCAGACAGCCGACTCCGACCCGGACGTAGCGCTCTCCGCGGAGACGGTCGACGTGTTCGACAGTATGGAGTCGGTCCTGCTCTGCGAGTGGGGCACGGACGAAGCCGTGGACCACCTCACGGCGGTCGCCGAGGCCTTCGCAGCCGGGGAGACCTCGATCGGCACGCTGGGATACGCCGCTCGACGGTACGCGAGCGGGACCGCGATCAGTGACGCGTTCTACAGACACGACTGGCCCGCCTTCGGGCAGAACCACTACGGGAGATCGCTCTCGGGTCAGTTCTACCGGTGA
- a CDS encoding class I SAM-dependent methyltransferase gives MEVSCVRVPREEGEATRRRLADADLVDEDYEIAVADGSLYVPVTDPSAVPDEFELVSREAEPRETQTMPADILEFDPSYERLGDVVIVDEDDAERARALADAIVESALPVKTVVNRASKVKGTERVRDWEVLAGESTEAVHREYGCEFALDLATVYFSPRLATERHRVAEQVREGERAFDMFAGVGPFVVPFAKRGATAVGVDINGDAIEYLRENARRNGVEERVTAIQGDVREVASEYEDWAERLVMNLPHSADEFLKSAVALASDDCVVHYYDFQHEDDPYGPGERAIREAAEPEYDVTVERRHTVRSYAPHELNVCLDVRLMRAQ, from the coding sequence ATGGAGGTCTCCTGCGTTCGGGTGCCCCGCGAGGAGGGGGAGGCGACGCGCCGGCGGCTGGCCGACGCCGACCTGGTCGACGAGGACTACGAGATCGCGGTCGCCGACGGGTCGCTGTACGTGCCGGTCACCGACCCCTCGGCCGTCCCCGACGAGTTCGAACTGGTCAGCCGCGAGGCCGAGCCGCGGGAGACCCAGACGATGCCGGCGGATATTCTCGAGTTCGACCCGTCCTACGAACGCCTCGGCGACGTGGTCATCGTCGACGAGGACGACGCCGAGCGCGCCCGGGCGCTGGCCGACGCCATCGTCGAGTCCGCGCTCCCGGTGAAGACGGTCGTCAACCGGGCGTCGAAAGTCAAGGGAACCGAACGCGTGCGCGACTGGGAGGTGCTGGCCGGCGAGAGCACGGAAGCCGTCCACCGCGAGTACGGCTGTGAGTTCGCCCTCGACCTGGCGACGGTGTACTTCTCGCCGCGGCTGGCGACCGAACGCCACCGCGTCGCCGAGCAAGTGCGTGAGGGCGAACGCGCCTTCGACATGTTCGCCGGCGTCGGGCCGTTCGTGGTCCCGTTCGCGAAGCGCGGCGCGACCGCCGTCGGCGTCGACATCAACGGGGACGCCATCGAGTACCTGCGGGAGAACGCCCGCCGCAACGGCGTCGAAGAGCGCGTGACGGCGATCCAGGGAGACGTGCGCGAAGTCGCCTCGGAGTACGAGGACTGGGCCGAGCGTCTGGTGATGAACCTGCCCCACAGCGCAGACGAGTTCCTCAAGAGCGCGGTGGCGCTGGCGAGCGACGACTGCGTCGTCCACTACTACGACTTCCAGCACGAGGACGACCCCTACGGCCCGGGCGAGCGGGCGATCCGCGAGGCGGCCGAGCCGGAGTACGACGTGACCGTCGAACGACGTCACACCGTGCGGTCGTACGCGCCCCACGAGCTGAACGTCTGTCTGGACGTGCGACTGATGCGGGCCCAGTGA
- the dph5 gene encoding diphthine synthase, translating to MLTFVGLGLYDERSVTVAGREAIRAADRVVAEFYTSTLAGATLADLEAAHDTEIEVRDRAGVEQSPDDILDDAVDSEVVFCTAGDTMISTTHTDLRLRAHDRGIETRVVHGTTAQAAASSLTGLQNYRFGKATTLPFERSHAGDDLPESIIDTIERNRDRGLHTLVFLDIDGENEAYMRADRAAGRLADAYEDTLGVAVARAGSPDPVVRADRLSVLAEASFGDPLHLLVIPGDLHLMERDALAALGDAPNEALEALVV from the coding sequence ATGCTCACCTTCGTCGGACTCGGTCTCTACGACGAGCGCTCGGTCACCGTCGCGGGCCGCGAGGCCATCCGCGCGGCCGACCGCGTCGTCGCCGAGTTCTACACCAGCACGCTCGCCGGCGCGACGCTCGCCGACCTCGAAGCCGCCCACGACACCGAGATCGAAGTCCGCGACCGCGCCGGCGTCGAGCAGTCTCCGGACGATATCCTCGACGACGCCGTCGACTCCGAGGTGGTCTTCTGTACGGCCGGGGACACGATGATCTCGACGACCCACACCGACCTGCGGCTGCGCGCTCACGACAGGGGTATCGAGACCCGCGTCGTCCACGGGACGACCGCACAGGCGGCGGCGAGTTCGCTCACCGGCCTCCAGAACTACCGCTTCGGCAAGGCGACGACGCTGCCCTTCGAGCGGTCGCACGCCGGCGACGACCTGCCGGAGAGCATCATCGACACTATCGAGCGGAACCGCGACCGCGGACTCCACACCCTGGTCTTCCTCGACATCGACGGCGAGAACGAGGCGTACATGCGCGCCGACCGAGCCGCCGGGCGCCTCGCCGACGCCTACGAGGACACCCTCGGGGTCGCCGTCGCGCGCGCGGGGAGTCCCGATCCCGTCGTCCGCGCCGACCGGCTCTCGGTGCTCGCCGAGGCGTCGTTCGGCGACCCGCTCCACCTGCTCGTGATCCCCGGCGACCTCCATCTCATGGAGCGCGACGCGCTCGCCGCCCTCGGCGACGCCCCGAACGAAGCCCTCGAAGCGCTAGTCGTCTGA
- the artA gene encoding archaeosortase A, which yields MLDVVLSGLDWATRFSDPLAWLVLGAFLATTVLELTERRERARQAGVAAWGLFGVFWFSLIYHFAVVQRSVIEGVGTLVAVPASFYVGYLLWSGRDSLFVLSRAILLMGAVFFPFESIPVLRQFLVETVTDQTALLISLIGSSPDLVTGYEAVVDGQSVVAYDGYIVGEKEHLYHNTFVFADGESPIFYTIVIACTGIGSMAIFVGLIAAVQAPLRRKLRAFAVSIPIIYALNLGRNVMIAVGFGEQRFQLFPDLIMSVFGLTDPRQVSYIVVDRIVAQSLSVVALVGITYLVVRELPEVLTVVEDLLFVLTGSEYDLRAALDVPAAAVEGEPEAGAETGASSRSDD from the coding sequence ATGCTCGACGTCGTCCTCTCGGGTCTGGACTGGGCCACGCGCTTTTCCGACCCGCTCGCGTGGCTCGTACTCGGAGCGTTTCTCGCGACGACGGTCCTGGAGCTGACCGAGCGCCGCGAGCGCGCTCGACAGGCCGGGGTGGCGGCGTGGGGGCTGTTCGGCGTCTTCTGGTTCAGTCTCATCTATCACTTCGCGGTCGTCCAGCGGAGCGTCATCGAGGGGGTCGGGACCCTCGTCGCCGTGCCCGCCTCGTTCTACGTCGGGTATCTGCTGTGGTCGGGGCGGGACTCGCTGTTCGTCCTCTCGCGGGCGATCCTCCTGATGGGCGCGGTCTTCTTCCCGTTCGAGTCGATCCCCGTGTTGCGGCAGTTCCTAGTCGAGACGGTCACCGACCAGACCGCGCTGTTGATCTCGCTGATCGGGTCGAGTCCCGACCTCGTCACGGGGTACGAGGCGGTCGTCGACGGCCAGTCGGTGGTCGCGTACGACGGCTACATCGTCGGCGAGAAGGAACATCTCTATCACAACACGTTCGTGTTCGCGGACGGGGAGAGCCCCATCTTCTACACGATCGTCATCGCCTGTACGGGGATCGGGAGCATGGCCATCTTCGTCGGGCTGATCGCCGCCGTCCAAGCGCCGCTGCGCCGGAAGCTCCGCGCGTTCGCGGTGTCGATCCCGATTATCTACGCGCTGAACCTCGGACGGAACGTCATGATCGCCGTCGGGTTCGGCGAACAGCGCTTCCAGCTGTTCCCGGATCTCATCATGTCGGTGTTCGGACTCACCGACCCGCGGCAGGTCTCCTACATCGTCGTCGACCGGATCGTCGCCCAGAGCCTCTCGGTGGTGGCGCTCGTCGGGATCACCTACCTCGTCGTCCGCGAGCTCCCGGAGGTTCTGACGGTCGTCGAAGACCTGCTGTTCGTCCTGACCGGCTCGGAGTACGACCTCCGAGCCGCCCTGGACGTGCCGGCAGCCGCCGTCGAGGGCGAACCGGAGGCCGGTGCGGAGACGGGCGCGAGTTCCCGCTCAGACGACTAG